The window AGAGCTCTCTACTTTGCATCAGATGCCTGCCTGAAAAGCTTCCGTCAACAGAACACCAAAATAATAAGTGGAGAGCACATGAGATGACAACGTATTTCACTTGCACTTTTCTGAGTCATAAAATTGTTGGAATAATTTCAGCAAGTAAATATTCTCCAAACATTACagcccccccccttttttttaatagtgaaaTAAACATCAAACTTAAGATCTTCTTCGTAACCGCGCAGAagttagaaaaactaaaaaggaaGGATGTAAACAATGATTGATTTATTCTGGCAAGTCCGGGATGCTATAGTTATAGCCCTAGTAAACAGAATATGccacttttatttctttttacttgCTAACAACATGTGGCCAGCATTATCAACTTAGTCCTTCAacgtaattaaattaaaaattgtcccTGGTAAGCATTTTAGCACACGCCCATTGCCCAAGGTATATTTATGAAATCAGCAAAGCCCATGTTGAAATCTTTTATGAATTTTTggtgttttatttggtttatggTACGTGTGTTGCAAGATTATAATGGAAACTGTGGATATTTTGATTGGGTTAATTAAGGAACTTGACAtactaagaagaaaaagaatatgatGATGAAAGTTATGCACAGAAACTTGAAAGCTTTAGACTGAGTTTTGAtaatttggttttaattattagCCTCACACTTGATTGTGATGACAAGCTGTATTCTGTGTGTTTTGTCTTGTTAGTCTCCTAGACTCTTTGATTGGCCAAGTTGGTAAACATAAAATGACTTTGAAGAGCTGTTTCTGCTTTTGTGTTCGTACTGCAGAATTGCAAGCCACTGTTCCTCATTACCCATTGCCAGAAGCAATGCCCTTTATGTGTTCGACGAAAAGCCCAACCAACTCTTCCACCCACACTTAAAGTTATACAGTATATGTTAATAAACATATTATTACTAGTGTTCAAGTctgtgttatttttattttccttgaaACCAACCCTTTGTTGCCAACAAGACAATCATAACTCCTTCCACCTTCATACCAACAGACCTCACAGGCTTGTACACACTACAGTATACTTTTTATGGCTTTTCCCCCTGAAAACATCACACCACAATTCTGACCGAATATCCATCAAGAATCCCGTTTTCTACATAGGTTCCTATAATATCCCCACCTTTCTCCTCTTATGTACAGGACACTAAGACATGCCCTTGGGTTCAGAGACCAACTCGATCCCTGTGTCTTGTTCCATTGTCATGAATAAAACTTGACCATCTCCgcaattacaattttattataatcgATTATATAGGCTTAAAACTATGCTTTGTTAAAAAGGTGAGTTATCTAATAATTAGTTACGCGGTAAATTAATCACTTACTTTGTTTATAATTCAAACCTAGAATGTTTGttgaataatttaattgattatgttgAGTAATAACCTAGAActgataatttgaaaataatgaaCCTTATCTTTGACCATATATCtcatactcttttttttattcattaagatTTAGGAAAAGGGAATGGTACCCCAGGCTAAGATAGGAAAAAACTTTTGGCTCAAAGAGAGTTTTATAGAGGTACTTAAATTTACCTCAACCCAAGGAGATGAGTAAATTAAGGTTCAAACCTCCATGAGtaggtttgtttttatttttataataaataacagaAACACAAAACCAGTGACCTCGTGTTGATTCTTGTTCATAACTGAAGTTTAACCCTTCGTTTGTGAACATGCTACGTTGGATCGAGGCATGTCATGTGAAGGTAAATTTGAAGATAATTTAGGTACTTAATGGACCTGAATCCTAATACGAGTACAATAGTTTTTGGGTGCGCAAACTATGAAATttctcatttaaatattttttgcatcGCTGTCAATGCAAATTGTGCAATGCCCAAGTGGAGGGGCGATTGGATTAATCATGATGAAGGGTGAGAATACAGCAACATGTGTATGTTTCTGTGCGTTTTATAATAAGATCCACTAGTGATTGCTTCTACATGATTATCCCTTTACATTTTTCTGTCTTTAATGACACTGAGTTGGCTGGCATGATGGAACTGTTGGCTAATGTTATAGTGAACTTTTCCTTGGCCATATATTTATAGCAAAACCAATATAACATTCTTTACTATAATGCGTTTGAATTTTGCTTCTTTTGTCGTTTCTTTTAGAAGTTGATATCAGCTATTGGGCTAGGTAATTTATTTAAGAGGGGGTGCCATGAGAATTATTTGAAAAGACTACagcccaaaaaaataaaatgtcgaGGATGAATTTATTAAGCAAGCATTAGCAACACCAACAATTGATGAATTCGAGTACTTTGATAATATGAAATGTCATTTGCAGTTCCATATATAATTGTCGTAGGCTAATGATTAGTGCCTGTAATTCCCTTTGATATCTATGCTAGTCTACGTAATATAATGTGGACAAGGCTTCAAGGCTTTGGTATAGATTTGTGCAATCATTTGATAATCTTCCTCCGTTGGCAAGTTTTAATAATGTCCATAATGTCGTTTACTGTATAAAATCAGTACTATTTTTTTACAGTACTAATAGTTTACTGTTTAAATGATTGCTAATTAATGTCGTTTGTTGAGAAGCAAAATTGGTCTGTACCTGGATCGTTATTTTCCCAATGTTATTAACCGGTAATGTCTTTTAGGCTGCACAACTAGTAGTACTCAACTAATACTGCTTCCTGGCTCAGAGTACCTCACTTGGTTTACTCTTTGAATAATCACAACATTGTTGACCTAAAGAAATAAGTTGCCCCTTCATCGTTTAGCTATTTttgcgagcaagaaaagaaatcaaTGGATTTTGTGCATGTTTTATGAGTAATATGTAGCATATATCATTTAGAAATTCTAATGATATTTTATCTAGAGATGTCAAAAAGTGACCCGTGACCCTGGGAAATCTTGACTCGTGGATTAATATGGTGTAATGATTTAATGTTTATTATAGGCTTACGGCAAAAGACATGCCATGCTATGCAATAAATAACAAAGTTGTTTGTTATCTGATCATACATCATGTAAATTTTCAATTGATCCTTCTGTGGTTATAGATTGGATCTGCCATTGGGCTCAACAGAAGTATGAGACAACTGATGCTGAAAGAATATGAATCACCAGTCACCACCTACAGTGGAAGATGAAATTCCAAGTGATGAGGCAAAAGTTCCTGTTGTGTCCCCATTAAGGTATCTCTTGAGACGATTTAAGTCATCTGCTGCATCAAGCATGGTTGGTCTTGTCGAAGGTGACTCCTGTGTGCAAAGAAGCCCCAACTCAATTAACTCGACAATAGCAGCTTCCCACATCTTTCTAACCTCTCGGGATTGATCTATTGAGGCTGTCACCAAAGCAGAATCTATCACCTTTTCTACCCTTCCATGAAAATGAATCTTTACCCATTGGTGCAGACTTAACCCACCAACAAACATGTCATCTGTTGGTCTTCTTCTAGTCACCATCTCGAGAACTAGAATGCCAAAGCTATAGACATCTCCTTTGGTAGATGTATTGGATCCAAATCCATATTCTGCATGACAAAGTATGAAAGAGTGTACTGATGGCTTCTTATTTGaactaaaattaaacttttccAAAATTATGGAAAATCTTTACAGCAAATGCATGGTATACAAGAGTGTTAGTGTTACCTTTCTAGTATGTATACGTATGAGATAATACAGTTACCAAAACAATCTATAacacttatttttgtttatgtcaAATTGTGATAGATTTAGACTAATTAAATTACTTGGTCCCTGGTAGTTATCTCACTAGGAGGCCTTTTTTAGATTTAACCAAGCTTGGTTTTATGTTCCTTCAAACGGTTTTCATTTTTGGGTAATTTTGAAAGATACATACATTACCTGGTGCAATGTATCCAATGGATCCACAGAACAAATTTGCACTAGAGTTGCCCATGTTATCAATAGCCCCACCTCCAACACTCATAATTAGCCTTGCAACCCCAAAATCAGAAACGAGAGCTGTCATGTCATCATTGAGAAGAATATTGCTTGGTTTTAGATCACAATGTATGACTCTAACAGGAGAATGGTGATGCAAATAGGCCATCCCTTCAGCTACATCACTGCAAATATTCACCCTCTGGACAATACTCAAGTCTGATGATCCGCAAGAAGGGTAGAGGCGGCTCTCCAAGCTCCCATTGGCCATGTATGGTAGAACAAGAGCCTTAAAATCAGGTAGGCTACATGCTGTGATAATCCTTATCAGATTTCTGTGTCTAATTCTCTTCAAAACTTGACATTCTCTGTTAAAGCTCTTGGTAGAATTTCCAGATTGCAAATGCAGCACCTTGACTGCTATTGGTGTCCCATCCGTGAGAACACCCCTGTAGACATGTCCATAACTACCTGATCCAACAAGTCTCTGATTGTCAAATCCTCCAGTGGCATCTGAAAGTTCCTTATACGTGATTCTTGGGAAGTTACTAATCAACTCAGGTCTAGTTGCATTTTTGCTTGCCTCTGTCCTCTGAGAGCTGATGATTACTTTAAGACGCTTGCATCCAATTACACAGCAAATTATTGACAACAATGTTGATATGAAGATGACCAAAATGAATATAATCAACAACGAACGAGTGTGAAACCATTTTCTTCTTTGAGAGCACAAGGATATGCCTGCAATTGTCCCACAAAGTTGTGGATTTCCTAAGAATGACAAGGTTGAAACTGAATTAAAGATGCCACCAGATGGAATCTTTCCTTCCAGATTGTTAAATGATAAATTGAGAAAAGTGAGTGTGTCAATTTTACCAAGTGTTGCTGGTATCAATCCAGATAACTGGTTTCTTGAAACATCAAAAGATTCGAGGTTCTTCAGATCACCAAGGGACTGTGGGAGCTCACCTTGAAGAAAATTGTTTGAAAAGTTAATCATTGAAACAGCAATGCATCCTGCCATCTGAGGGAAGATACTTCCAGTTAGGTAATTGGATGAAAGATCTATCTCCTGAACCTTCGCTAATTTGCTGAGCTCAATTGGAAGAGGACCTTCAAGGTGGTTATGAGAGACATTTATGAAAATTCTGATCTCATGCAAGCCTGCCAGTTCCAGTGGTATGCTTCCTGTTAATCTATTATGGGACAAGTCAAGCCTGTACAGATTAGTACACCGTCCCAATGTGGGAGGTATTGTTCCTGAGAGAAGGTTATTGTTGAGAAACAAAGAATTTAGTCCAACCAAATTTCCCAAACTGTCTGGAATCCTACCTGAGAATTGATTGTATGACAGGTCCAGTAGACCCAGATCAAGACACTTGCCTATTGCTTCTGGAATTGGAGTTTTGAAAAGGTTGTGTGATAAGGAAAGTTGTTCCAACTTTGGCAAGCTAAAGAAGATATCAGAGGATATAGTCCCATTTAGAAGATTGGATGTTAAATTCAGAATGAAAAGCCTTGAAAGGTTTGCTAAGCTACGAGGAATTGATCCAAAAATTTGGTTTTCTTGCAGGAGCAGGGTTCTTAGACTGGTGAGTTGGCCGGCGACAGTGTACGTGAACCTTCCCCCAAGGCCCATTCCTGCCAATTCAAGCTCCTCTAGATTACTGTTGTTTCTGAGAGCAGTGAAAAATGGATCAAGATTGGTGTTGTTATCATGGCTTATCATATTGTTGTATGATAAATGAAGGTAAAGAAGATTTGGCCAGCTGCTTACAAACTTTGTAGGCAATTCACCAAACAGATAATTGTACTCCACGTCTAAATTTTGAAGCGTTAGATTGGTCAGCGAGAGAGGAAGTTGCCCAGTAAATTGATTATCGTATAAACTGATACTCCACAGGCTTTTGCAGTTTCCAATCTCTTCTGGGATTTGGCCAGTTAATGAGTTGCTAGAAAAGTCCACAACGTCTAGCAGAGTGCAGTTGGAAAAGAGAGATGGAGGAAGTGAACCTGATATGTTATTTTCCTTAATGATAAAAAAGTAAAGCTTGGAAAGCATGGAAAAGGACTCTGGTATTGAGCCATGCAAATTGTTCCCCTCGAGAGTGATGCTGTGAAGGCGTCTGAGGTTGGAAAATTCAGGTGGAATAATGCCAAATAAGTGACTGCGAACAATCTCAAGGTAGTGCAGTCCAGTGAGATTGGAAAGAACGGGTGAAAGCAGCCCCACTAGACCTTTATCGTACAGGATTAGTCGTGTGACACGGTTATGGAATTTGTCACATACAACACCCGTGAAGTTGCACACATGAACAGCTTCATCCCAGTTAGCAAGTGAGGAATGCGGGTCTGATATGATTGTTTTTCTGAATTCCAGAAGGGCAGCTTTATCTGTGAGCAAAGAATGAGAAGGGTGGGGATGGTGCCGCCTTGGAGTTATGGACTGACCAAATGTTGTTACAACAAGTAAAAGGAAGAACAACAGGGTTTGTAAGAAAACCATGTTGTATTATTGGTCGTAAACACTTgctagtaataataatataacactTTTTGTATCAGATGATTCTTCCCCCCCCAGTGTGTTACTGCCACCCATTTGGGGCGTTGAGAATGAGAATACTACAACTCAGCCTCGGTTATTTTTGACATCACGCAGTGTGGTGAGTCAAGGTGGGAAATGCTTGCTTGTATCATGGAAAACTTTGAGTAGATGTGATGATGATTCggggaagaaaataaattaattaggtGATGAGTAGATTCTCAACTCAATTGGTGCCGGCTGGGTATCGGTACTAATTAATGGATGAACAAGGACATGACATTTTGCGCATGACATATCCAACGCAGCTAGCAATCTTTGCTGATGCTTTCAACAGAGGCGCACTCACATACATACATAGTCCCAGTGGACATTTTAAATTGCAAGAATGGCTGCGCAgcacccaaaaaaataaataaaagaaataacacaTTTTTGTGCAAGGCAATGTGGTTGTCATAAACGTCACTTAGGCACATATATAGCAATGTATGCAAACCAAAACCAAGCTGACAATTTTATGACGTCAACTATTGTTTGGTTTCACTGTTTGAGCATGGATGGGTAGAAGTGGGACttgtaatttgtaaaagaaCATCATGCCCGAGTAGTGTGGTGGATGGATACTGCCGTAACACACGTGCCATCCGGTCTCtaactatattattttagttaattcaCAGTTTTGTATCTGAAAATGACACATTGTTTATTTGATCGACTTGAGTTACTTATATTTTGATAAGTAATGATACTTAAATATTCTTGTATGAGTTGTTTAGGTAATTTTATCTTAgatcacaaatatttttattggaaaCAATCATCTTTGGACTCATAGgatcatattatatatagacaacacttttacatgttttttaagaaaataaattcggCCAAAGGTTATCAAATAGATTTTTGACAGAAATTACACtcttatatatactaataaaaatgtgaacttcatctttttatttaatgagtctatttatatatttgtatgtaaaTTTCACTCGatcatataacaaaaatatatattatacattcTTTATATGAGAAATGTTATCACATTAAAAATATTGGATAAAGTCTATTgaagtttataataaaattattttaatgtttattttttataaaagtattgATTTTTCTACAAACACTCTGTAagaattgttaaaaatattgacTCTCTACGAGTTAACATTCTTTCTCCTCGATAACACATTAATTAGAACCAAAAAATAGTGTTGATctcattcataaaattaatgGAGTATTGACAATTGTTATGCATaggtatattttgtaattaaatcatataaaaattgttagatttttctttttttattgcttctttttatgtgaataattagaattttaacATCATTCAAAATTTTGTCCAATAGGTATTTAAACTGATGAATTTATAGTGCTTTGGTGTTATATTTGTTAAAGAAACATAGAGTAAGGCTTGAGAGAGAAGTTGAAGATCTGGAGATGCTCGTTCATCGTGCCATATGCACTCAGCAAGACGCAGTCGTCCAGTGGAcagaactcgcttagcgcaaagAAATCGCATGGAGAAGTCTAATACATGAAGGAGTGCTTAGCACGAGTCGAGTGCTAAGCGTGTGATCACCGACTCACTCGCTCAGTGTGGTGGTCGCGCTTAACACGAGATTGCGTAAAATTTAAGCTAATTACGCCTATAAAAAGAAGAGGAAGCAAAGGAAAAATACACATTGAATATCCATGGAATTAGAGTTACCCAGAGAGAGCAAAAGATATGATTCGTGCAGGGATAGGGGAAACCAACCTTTAGAAGTTATTCCTTCCCTCCATCTTCATCCTTCTC of the Glycine max cultivar Williams 82 chromosome 13, Glycine_max_v4.0, whole genome shotgun sequence genome contains:
- the LOC100815766 gene encoding putative leucine-rich repeat receptor-like serine/threonine-protein kinase At2g24130 isoform X2 — encoded protein: MVFLQTLLFFLLLVVTTFGQSITPRRHHPHPSHSLLTDKAALLEFRKTIISDPHSSLANWDEAVHVCNFTGVVCDKFHNRVTRLILYDKGLVGLLSPVLSNLTGLHYLEIVRSHLFGIIPPEFSNLRRLHSITLEGNNLHGSIPESFSMLSKLYFFIIKENNISGSLPPSLFSNCTLLDVVDFSSNSLTGQIPEEIGNCKSLWSISLYDNQFTGQLPLSLTNLTLQNLDVEYNYLFGELPTKFVSSWPNLLYLHLSYNNMISHDNNTNLDPFFTALRNNSNLEELELAGMGLGGRFTYTVAGQLTSLRTLLLQENQIFGSIPRSLANLSRLFILNLTSNLLNGTISSDIFFSLPKLEQLSLSHNLFKTPIPEAIGKCLDLGLLDLSYNQFSGRIPDSLGNLVGLNSLFLNNNLLSGTIPPTLGRCTNLYRLDLSHNRLTGSIPLELAGLHEIRIFINVSHNHLEGPLPIELSKLAKVQEIDLSSNYLTGSIFPQMAGCIAVSMINFSNNFLQGELPQSLGDLKNLESFDVSRNQLSGLIPATLGNPQLCGTIAGISLCSQRRKWFHTRSLLIIFILVIFISTLLSIICCVIGCKRLKVIISSQRTEASKNATRPELISNFPRITYKELSDATGGFDNQRLVGSGSYGHVYRGVLTDGTPIAVKVLHLQSGNSTKSFNRECQVLKRIRHRNLIRIITACSLPDFKALVLPYMANGSLESRLYPSCGSSDLSIVQRVNICSDVAEGMAYLHHHSPVRVIHCDLKPSNILLNDDMTALVSDFGVARLIMSVGGGAIDNMGNSSANLFCGSIGYIAPEYGFGSNTSTKGDVYSFGILVLEMVTRRRPTDDMFVGGLSLHQWVKIHFHGRVEKVIDSALVTASIDQSREVRKMWEAAIVELIELGLLCTQESPSTRPTMLDAADDLNRLKRYLNGDTTGTFASSLGISSSTVGGDW
- the LOC100815766 gene encoding putative leucine-rich repeat receptor-like serine/threonine-protein kinase At2g24130 isoform X1, producing MVFLQTLLFFLLLVVTTFGQSITPRRHHPHPSHSLLTDKAALLEFRKTIISDPHSSLANWDEAVHVCNFTGVVCDKFHNRVTRLILYDKGLVGLLSPVLSNLTGLHYLEIVRSHLFGIIPPEFSNLRRLHSITLEGNNLHGSIPESFSMLSKLYFFIIKENNISGSLPPSLFSNCTLLDVVDFSSNSLTGQIPEEIGNCKSLWSISLYDNQFTGQLPLSLTNLTLQNLDVEYNYLFGELPTKFVSSWPNLLYLHLSYNNMISHDNNTNLDPFFTALRNNSNLEELELAGMGLGGRFTYTVAGQLTSLRTLLLQENQIFGSIPRSLANLSRLFILNLTSNLLNGTISSDIFFSLPKLEQLSLSHNLFKTPIPEAIGKCLDLGLLDLSYNQFSGRIPDSLGNLVGLNSLFLNNNLLSGTIPPTLGRCTNLYRLDLSHNRLTGSIPLELAGLHEIRIFINVSHNHLEGPLPIELSKLAKVQEIDLSSNYLTGSIFPQMAGCIAVSMINFSNNFLQGELPQSLGDLKNLESFDVSRNQLSGLIPATLGKIDTLTFLNLSFNNLEGKIPSGGIFNSVSTLSFLGNPQLCGTIAGISLCSQRRKWFHTRSLLIIFILVIFISTLLSIICCVIGCKRLKVIISSQRTEASKNATRPELISNFPRITYKELSDATGGFDNQRLVGSGSYGHVYRGVLTDGTPIAVKVLHLQSGNSTKSFNRECQVLKRIRHRNLIRIITACSLPDFKALVLPYMANGSLESRLYPSCGSSDLSIVQRVNICSDVAEGMAYLHHHSPVRVIHCDLKPSNILLNDDMTALVSDFGVARLIMSVGGGAIDNMGNSSANLFCGSIGYIAPEYGFGSNTSTKGDVYSFGILVLEMVTRRRPTDDMFVGGLSLHQWVKIHFHGRVEKVIDSALVTASIDQSREVRKMWEAAIVELIELGLLCTQESPSTRPTMLDAADDLNRLKRYLNGDTTGTFASSLGISSSTVGGDW